CCGGTTCATGAACTAATGCACGCGCTGCTGCAACGCGCTGTTTTTGTCCGCCAGAAACTTCTGCTGGGTAGCTACCTAAAATTCTAGTGATATCCAATGTTTCAGCAATTTTTTCTACTTTAGGCTTAATCTTTGGTGATGGGACATCTTGTAGCGATAATGGCAATGCAATGTTCTCATACATTGTTAAATTTTCCAATAAATTAAAATCTTGGAAAATAAATCCTAATTCTTTAGAACGAAAATCAGATAATTGATCTGAATTTAAATGGGTAATGTCTTTTCCAGCAATTTTAATTGAACCAGAAGTTGGTTTATCTAAAGTTGATAATACATTCAGTAAAGTTGTTTTCCCAGATCCCGATGGACCCATTATTCCAACAAACTCACCTTTTTCAACTTCAAAAGATAACTCTTTTAGTGCTTTAAATTGATTTTCATTTTTCTTACCATAAACTTTGCTAATTTTTTTTACACTTACAACCGATTGGCCCATTGTATTTCCTCCTAAATTTCAATTGAATTTCTCTTAACTAACAAGATCAAAAGATCCCTCACAAATCCTTTGTTCTCATTTATCTTAACATAGCCTTTTTTGCATT
The sequence above is a segment of the Carnobacterium gallinarum DSM 4847 genome. Coding sequences within it:
- a CDS encoding ABC transporter ATP-binding protein; the encoded protein is MGQSVVSVKKISKVYGKKNENQFKALKELSFEVEKGEFVGIMGPSGSGKTTLLNVLSTLDKPTSGSIKIAGKDITHLNSDQLSDFRSKELGFIFQDFNLLENLTMYENIALPLSLQDVPSPKIKPKVEKIAETLDITRILGSYPAEVSGGQKQRVAAARALVHEPAILLGDEPTGALDTKNAKSLLESMKSLNENQDVSILLVTHDAYSASYCKRILFIQDGVIYKEIHRTTTREDFYHEILDVLADFGTDE